In a genomic window of Sarcophilus harrisii chromosome 4, mSarHar1.11, whole genome shotgun sequence:
- the BNIP5 gene encoding protein BNIP5 translates to MEKHRASWKAELWLRRKVHSPDKFQDPKKMPRTGDSQGSRSLQRALSDVVRPLNKQVKILDNDASVTPKLEKTKDAISKQSSQRNNHKDKAHKKGQHGWLKTLMNFLTRTESEESREKEEKKSKEKCISPQDPKYLEASVDPPEPTFRKKDRERGDKKSKEKCIFPQSPESLEVPTEPPELTSKKKYKEKGDKKLKEKCILPQEPLEALAEPPEPISKKKDKSNLKKAFSFKKHSHEEAKKSSGLDSRSPETRRPAKPTFLPLCISYRPASLTSLDSNEVEVQETVFTEVRTLDSTGLPNQDGQPPPRDQWPSNRSSESNDIFQHIGAILRKEGDKHNEKVRNIEDLNFKADWKNFSFTSLQTLADVFGNQEENQEPTGSQTEIRYHLLNYAGNTNHAVHRIMGWRDHSVTHTFGHISYNNQQQGASTPFLSPD, encoded by the exons ATGGAGAAACACAGGGCATCATGGAAGGCAGAACTCTGGTTGAGAAGAAAAGTCCATTCCCCAGACAAATTTCAGGACCCCAAGAAGATGCCAAGAACTGGGGATTCTCAGGGCTCACGCTCTCTTCAGCGGGCATTAAGTGATGTGGTCCGACCCTTGAATAAGCAAGTAAAGATATTAGATAATGATGCCTCTGTGACTCCAAAACTGGAGAAAACCAAAGATGCCATCAGTAAGCAAAGTAGCCAGAGAAATAACCATAAGGACAAGGCCCACAAGAAGGGCCAGCATGGGTGGCTAAAGACCCTGATGAATTTCCTGACCCGAACAGAGTCTGAGGAatcaagggaaaaggaagaaaaaaaatcaaaggagaaatgtATCTCCCCTCAAGACCCCAAATATCTAGAGGCATCTGTAGACCCACCAGAGCCAACCTTTAGGAAGAAAGACAGGGAAAGGGGAGACaagaaatcaaaggagaaatgCATCTTCCCTCAAAGTCCAGAATCCCTAGAGGTACCAACTGAACCCCCAGAGTTAACCTCcaagaagaaatacaaagaaaagggagACAAAAAGTTAAAGGAGAAATGTATCTTACCTCAAG AACCCTTAGAGGCACTGGCAGAACCACCAGAGCCAATCTCTAAGAAGAAAGACAAGTCTAACCTcaaaaaagccttttcttttaagaaacatAGTCATGAAGAAGCCAAAAAATCATCAGGCTTGGATTCTAGAAGCCCTGAGACACGGAGACCTGCAAAGcctacttttcttcctttgtgcATCAGCTATAGACCTGCAAGTTTGACTTCACTTG ACTCCAATGAGGTGGAAGTACAAGAGACAGTGTTCACAGAAGTCAGGACTCTTGATTCTACTGGACTTCCCAACCAAGATGGGCAGCCCCCACCAAGGGACCAGTGGCCTTCAAACAGAAGTTCTGAATCTA atGATATTTTTCAGCACATAGGTGCTATTCTCAGAAAGGAAGGTGACAAGCACAATGAAAAGGTGAGAAAT ATTGAAGACCTAAATTTTAAAGCAGACTGGAAGAACTTTTCCTTTACCTCCCTCCAAACCTTGGCAGATGTTTTTGGAAAtcaggaagagaaccaggagccAACTGGGAGTCAAACAGAGATACGCTATCATTTGCTTAACTATGCAGGCAACACTAACCATGCTGTCCACCGAATCATGGGCTGGAGAGATCATTCTGTCACACACACATTTGGTCATATATCTTACAATAATCAGCAG CAAGGAGCAAGTACGCCATTCCTTAGTCCAGACTGA